A genome region from Coffea arabica cultivar ET-39 chromosome 7e, Coffea Arabica ET-39 HiFi, whole genome shotgun sequence includes the following:
- the LOC113701658 gene encoding trans-cinnamate:CoA ligase, peroxisomal-like produces the protein MDRLPKCQANYSALTPLTFLKRAAMAYANRTSIIYGQVRFTWHQTYDRCRRLASSLKSLNIVKNNVVSVLAPNVPATYEMHFAVPMAGAVLNTINTRLDANTVATILKHSEAKVFFVDYQYVPLASEALRLLVAEFGKSDSKDMSMPLVIVIDDLDSPTGVRLGELEYEQLIYQGNPGYVPEEIQDEWDPIALNYTSGTTSAPKGVVYSHRGAYLSTLSLILGWEMGSAPVYLWSLPMFHCNGWTFTWGTAARGGTNVCIRNTTAQEMYSNIALHKVTHMCCAPIVFNILLEAKPHERRKFATRVEILTGGAPPPAALLEKIEGLGFHVTHAYGLTEATGPALVCEWQAKWNRLSMNEQAKLKARQGVSVLTLADVGVKDLATMQSVPRDGKTMGEIVLRGSSIMKGYLKDEAATAKAFHKGWFVTGDVGVIHPDGYLEIKDRSKDVIISGGENISSVELESVLYKHPCVVEASVVAMPHPKWGESPCAFVTLKKNLTGDHEEINEADIIAHCRKNLPAFMVPKKVQFMEDLPKTATGKIQKFQLRAMAMTFVVSDNDNPSSQKSEQVNWVRGGYDDEPQQQQVLAISRL, from the exons ATGGACAGATTGCCAAAATGCCAAGCAAATTACTCAGCCCTTACTCCTCTTACATTCCTTAAGAGGGCTGCTATGGCTTATGCCAATCGTACTTCCATTATATATGGTCAAGTTCGTTTCACGTGGCATCAAACCTATGACCGGTGTCGCCGCCTCGCTTCCTCCCTCAAATCTCTTAACATTGTCAAAAACAATGTT GTATCAGTTTTGGCACCAAATGTTCCAGCAACATATGAAATGCATTTCGCGGTGCCTATGGCCGGGGCTGTGCTGAACACTATCAACACAAGACTTGATGCTAACACCGTTGCAACAATTCTCAAGCATTCTGAAGCTAAGGTTTTCTTTGTTGACTATCAATACGTGCCGCTGGCAAGCGAGGCCCTCCGGCTACTAGTGGCAGAATTTGGCAAGTCTGATTCAAAAGACATGTCAATGCCACTAGTTATTGTCATTGATGATCTTGACTCCCCCACAGGTGTGCGTCTTGGTGAGCTTGAGTACGAGCAATTGATTTACCAAGGAAATCCAGGGTACGTCCCAGAAGAAATCCAAGATGAATGGGATCCAATTGCGCTGAACTATACATCAGGCACCACCTCAGCACCTAAAGGTGTTGTCTACAGTCATAGGGGTGCTTATTTGAGCACCCTTAGCCTGATTTTAGGCTGGGAAATGGGCAGTGCACCTGTATACTTATGGTCGCTCCCCATGTTTCATTGCAACGGTTGGACTTTTACGTGGGGCACCGCGGCCCGAGGCGGGACAAATGTGTGCATTCGAAACACCACAGCCCAAGAAATGTACTCAAATATTGCACTGCACAAGGTGACGCATATGTGCTGCGCACCTATAGTCTTTAACATCCTTCTTGAAGCCAAGCCACATGAACGCCGAAAATTCGCCACCCGGGTTGAGATACTGACCGGTGGAGCCCCACCACCTGCGGCCCTACTCGAGAAAATTGAAGGGCTTGGCTTCCATGTCACACACGCATATGGCCTAACCGAAGCCACCGGTCCAGCACTCGTGTGTGAGTGGCAGGCCAAGTGGAACAGGTTATCGATGAACGAGCAAGCCAAGCTTAAAGCACGCCAGGGTGTAAGCGTACTTACACTGGCGGATGTGGGCGTCAAGGATTTGGCTACTATGCAAAGTGTCCCCCGTGATGGGAAAACCATGGGAGAAATCGTGCTGCGGGGGAGCAGTATCATGAAGGGATACCTCAAGGATGAAGCCGCCACCGCCAAAGCGTTTCATAAGGGTTGGTTTGTAACGGGGGATGTAGGGGTAATCCATCCTGATGGGTACTTGGAAATCAAGGACAGGTCCAAAGATGTGATCATATCCGGTGGGGAGAATATTAGCAGCGTAGAATTGGAGAGCGTACTGTACAAACATCCTTGTGTGGTCGAGGCTTCTGTGGTGGCCATGCCTCATCCAAAATGGGGAGAGAGCCCTTGTGCCTTTGTGACCTTGAAAAAGAACTTGACTGGAGATCATGAAGAAATAAACGAGGCAGATATCATTGCACATTGCAGGAAGAATCTCCCGGCTTTCATGGTGCCTAAGAAGGTGCAATTCATGGAAGACTTGCCCAAGACTGCCACgggcaaaattcaaaaattccaATTGAGGGCTATGGCCATGACTTTCGTTGTCTCGGACAATGACAACCCATCAAGTCAGAAATCTGAACAAGTCAATTGGGTTCGTGGAGGATACGATGATGAACCTCAGCAACAGCAGGTTTTAGCAATATCTCgtctttga